The following proteins are co-located in the Myroides profundi genome:
- a CDS encoding endonuclease MutS2 gives MTSINKKTLQDLEFNTVLETVSALCTTEAGKEAAMEICPLKTEAGTMRALKQTSEYVSSFTNNNIIPNHYFDSIDYELKFLGIENSFLEVSSFKKIQTLTDTTITLISYLKKFEEYYPNLYHEAEQTPLEKSILKEIDNVLDKYGEIKDNASLDLLNIRKNINIVRGKINQSFGAALTQYNSSGYLDDIRETVVENRRVLAVIAMHRRKVKGSVLGTSKTGSIVYIEPEATLRFSRELNNLEYEEREEIVRILKNLTDAIRPFRDLLLEYQSFLTYIDVTAGKAKYANKINGLLPEISKEREMYFREAYHPILLLNNRAKNKPTYPQTINLEQNSRIIVISGPNAGGKSITLKTVGLLQLMLQSGLLIPVHERSKTFLFDRILTDIGDNQSIENHLSTYSYRLKNMNYFLKKCNDNTLFLIDEFGTGSDPELGGALAEVFLEEFYDREAYGIITTHYTNLKILADELPNATNANMLFDEKSLEPMYKLNVGQAGSSFTFEVAQKNGIPFSLINRAKKKVEGDKVRFDKTIANLQKERHKLERTSQNLKEEETKARDESKKMETINAKIQEKLERYQELFDSNQRLVALGQRLDDLSEKYFNNKSKKTLFGEVLKVVEIENSKRKKVTIKEKKEKEAQQKELIKEVEQKVEVIRKEKKEEKAKKQLQDAQKKTNFPLKVGDRVRMIDGRSVGTIDVIEKNKATVNYGIFTSKVSLDQLEMVERKK, from the coding sequence ATGACATCAATAAACAAAAAAACATTACAAGATTTAGAATTCAACACGGTATTAGAAACAGTATCAGCCCTTTGTACTACAGAGGCTGGTAAAGAAGCTGCTATGGAGATATGCCCGCTTAAAACAGAAGCAGGAACGATGAGAGCATTAAAGCAGACTTCAGAATACGTTTCTTCATTTACCAATAATAACATTATCCCGAATCACTACTTTGACAGTATAGACTACGAATTAAAGTTTTTAGGAATTGAAAATAGTTTCTTAGAAGTAAGTAGCTTTAAAAAGATACAAACCCTAACAGACACCACAATTACCCTAATCTCTTATTTAAAAAAATTCGAGGAGTACTATCCTAATTTATACCATGAGGCAGAACAAACGCCTTTAGAAAAATCTATTCTTAAAGAAATAGATAATGTCCTGGATAAATATGGTGAGATCAAAGACAATGCTTCGTTAGATTTATTGAATATCCGCAAAAACATCAATATAGTTCGTGGTAAAATAAACCAAAGTTTCGGCGCAGCACTTACACAATACAACAGTTCTGGGTATCTAGACGATATCAGAGAAACGGTGGTAGAAAACAGACGTGTACTAGCAGTAATTGCTATGCATAGACGTAAAGTAAAAGGAAGTGTATTAGGAACGTCTAAAACGGGAAGTATTGTCTATATCGAACCTGAAGCTACTTTGAGATTCTCTAGAGAGTTAAACAACCTAGAGTATGAAGAACGCGAAGAAATCGTACGTATTCTAAAAAACCTAACAGATGCTATTCGCCCTTTTAGAGATCTACTTTTAGAGTATCAGAGTTTCTTAACCTATATCGACGTTACTGCTGGAAAAGCAAAATATGCCAATAAAATTAACGGTCTACTACCTGAGATTAGCAAAGAAAGAGAAATGTACTTTAGAGAGGCTTATCACCCTATTTTATTGTTAAACAATAGAGCGAAGAATAAACCTACCTATCCACAAACAATTAATCTAGAGCAAAACAGTAGAATAATCGTTATCTCTGGACCAAATGCTGGTGGTAAGAGTATCACGCTAAAAACAGTGGGGCTATTACAACTGATGTTACAGTCTGGATTACTTATTCCGGTACACGAAAGAAGTAAAACATTCTTATTCGATAGAATACTAACAGATATTGGAGATAATCAGTCTATAGAGAATCACCTAAGTACTTATAGTTATAGACTTAAGAATATGAACTACTTCTTAAAGAAATGTAACGATAATACGCTATTCTTAATAGATGAGTTTGGTACAGGATCTGATCCAGAACTAGGAGGTGCATTAGCAGAAGTGTTCTTAGAGGAGTTCTATGATAGAGAGGCTTATGGTATTATTACAACTCACTATACGAATCTAAAAATACTAGCAGATGAGTTACCGAATGCAACGAATGCCAATATGCTATTTGATGAGAAATCATTAGAACCAATGTATAAACTAAACGTTGGACAAGCAGGTAGTTCGTTTACCTTCGAAGTTGCACAGAAAAATGGTATTCCGTTTAGCCTAATTAATAGAGCCAAGAAAAAAGTAGAAGGAGATAAAGTTAGATTTGACAAGACTATCGCTAATCTACAGAAAGAAAGACATAAACTAGAACGTACTTCTCAGAACTTAAAAGAGGAAGAGACTAAGGCAAGGGATGAGAGTAAGAAAATGGAGACCATCAATGCTAAAATTCAAGAGAAACTAGAGCGTTATCAGGAATTATTTGATTCTAATCAACGTTTAGTAGCTCTAGGTCAACGCTTAGATGATTTGTCTGAAAAATACTTTAATAATAAAAGTAAGAAAACTCTTTTTGGAGAAGTTCTAAAAGTAGTAGAGATTGAAAATTCTAAACGTAAGAAGGTTACCATAAAAGAGAAGAAAGAAAAAGAAGCTCAACAAAAAGAGCTAATTAAGGAAGTGGAGCAAAAAGTAGAAGTGATTCGCAAAGAGAAGAAAGAAGAAAAGGCGAAAAAGCAACTACAAGATGCACAGAAGAAAACCAACTTCCCTCTTAAAGTGGGAGATCGCGTTCGTATGATAGATGGTCGTTCAGTGGGAACAATCGATGTAATCGAAAAAAATAAAGCAACAGTTAATTATGGTATCTTTACATCTAAAGTAAGCCTTGATCAACTAGAAATGGTAGAACGCAAAAAATAA
- a CDS encoding alpha/beta hydrolase has protein sequence MDTSLSISYLIQEPKVIKDKNPVIILLHGYGSNEEDLFSFAPELPDDYYVISARAPYTVPPYGYAWYAITFDADANKFSDDNQAIESRDLIVRFIDELVAKYPIDANNVNLVGFSQGAILSYAIALSYPEKVNKVVALSGYFNENIIAKNYKENNLSKLRLFASHGTVDQVIPIDWARRTPTILTSLAVKHTYKEYPVGHGVHPLNFRDFKEFLLEE, from the coding sequence ATGGATACATCACTTTCAATTTCATACTTAATTCAAGAGCCTAAAGTAATAAAGGACAAAAATCCAGTAATTATCTTATTACATGGGTATGGTAGCAATGAAGAAGACTTATTCTCTTTCGCTCCTGAATTACCAGATGACTACTATGTTATATCTGCACGTGCACCATATACAGTACCTCCTTACGGATATGCTTGGTACGCTATTACCTTTGATGCAGATGCTAACAAATTCTCAGATGACAACCAAGCGATTGAATCAAGAGATTTAATTGTTCGTTTTATTGACGAACTTGTAGCAAAATACCCTATAGATGCTAACAATGTTAACTTAGTCGGGTTTAGCCAAGGAGCTATACTTAGCTATGCTATCGCTTTATCTTATCCTGAAAAGGTAAATAAAGTAGTTGCCTTAAGTGGTTACTTCAATGAAAATATCATTGCAAAAAACTATAAAGAAAACAACTTAAGCAAACTGAGATTATTTGCATCTCACGGAACAGTTGATCAGGTTATACCTATTGATTGGGCAAGAAGAACACCTACAATTCTTACAAGTTTAGCTGTCAAGCATACTTATAAAGAATACCCTGTAGGACATGGAGTACATCCACTAAACTTCAGAGATTTCAAAGAATTCCTTTTAGAAGAGTAA
- a CDS encoding dihydroorotase translates to MNIILKAAKVIDPTSPFHNQTVDIQVENGLITKIANQIENDQFEQIKYDNLHVSQGWFDSSVCLGEPGFEERENIAHGLEVAAKSGFTQIAVEPNTHPITDSQSIVSFIKQKALGQTTEVFPIGALTVKSEGTDLAELFDMKNAGAIAFGDYKKPIQNANVLKIALQYVQDFDGLIIAFSQDNSIKGKGVANEGVESTKLGLKGIPTLAEELQIARNLFLLEYTGGKVHFPTISTARSVELIKEAKQKGLNVTCSTAVHLLTMTDEKLADFDTRFKVYPPLRDEATRQALINGVLDGTIDCITSEHNPLDIEHKKLEFNSASNGTIGLESAFAALNTVLPLEVIVDKLTSARTIFKIDTPSIKEGNKVNITLFNPSKEYSFTKENILSKSKNSAFLNHPMNGEVYGVVNGDKKTLK, encoded by the coding sequence ATGAATATCATTTTAAAAGCTGCAAAAGTAATCGATCCTACTAGCCCATTTCACAACCAGACAGTTGACATTCAAGTCGAAAATGGCCTTATTACTAAAATCGCTAATCAAATAGAAAATGACCAATTCGAACAAATCAAGTATGATAACCTACACGTTTCTCAAGGTTGGTTTGACAGTTCTGTTTGTTTAGGAGAGCCAGGATTCGAAGAAAGAGAGAATATCGCTCACGGTTTAGAAGTAGCTGCTAAAAGTGGATTCACACAAATCGCAGTCGAACCTAACACCCATCCTATCACTGATTCACAAAGTATAGTAAGTTTTATTAAACAAAAAGCTCTTGGACAGACCACAGAGGTATTTCCTATTGGAGCACTTACTGTAAAATCAGAAGGAACAGACCTAGCAGAGTTATTTGACATGAAAAATGCAGGAGCTATTGCTTTTGGTGATTACAAAAAGCCTATTCAAAATGCCAATGTATTAAAAATTGCTCTGCAATATGTACAAGACTTCGACGGGCTAATTATCGCCTTTTCGCAAGACAATAGCATCAAAGGTAAAGGAGTAGCTAATGAAGGCGTAGAAAGCACTAAATTAGGCTTAAAAGGAATCCCTACTCTAGCAGAAGAATTACAAATAGCACGTAATCTATTTTTATTAGAATATACTGGAGGAAAAGTACACTTCCCAACAATATCAACTGCAAGATCAGTAGAGTTAATCAAAGAAGCAAAACAAAAAGGACTAAATGTTACTTGTAGTACTGCTGTTCATTTATTAACGATGACAGATGAGAAACTAGCAGACTTCGACACTCGTTTTAAAGTATATCCTCCCCTAAGAGATGAAGCTACTAGACAAGCTTTGATCAATGGAGTACTAGACGGAACTATCGACTGTATCACTTCAGAGCATAACCCGCTAGACATTGAACACAAAAAACTAGAATTCAACAGTGCTTCTAATGGAACTATTGGTTTAGAGTCAGCATTTGCTGCGCTTAATACAGTACTACCTTTAGAAGTTATAGTAGATAAATTGACTAGTGCTAGAACTATCTTTAAAATAGACACACCATCTATCAAAGAAGGTAATAAAGTAAATATCACTTTATTTAATCCTTCAAAAGAATACAGTTTCACAAAAGAAAACATCTTGTCAAAATCTAAAAACTCTGCTTTCTTAAACCATCCAATGAATGGTGAAGTATACGGAGTAGTAAACGGAGACAAAAAGACTCTAAAATAA
- a CDS encoding Crp/Fnr family transcriptional regulator, which translates to MQSNHFVDRLLEDLQDSIIYRTLTKGEEILQLGEICDYVGIVRKGCLRMYYIDAEGDDVSFAFYLSNHIFTNYEGVLTNAPSQLTIVATEETEVELIRKSDLFAYYETSIEAQLLGRRMAELIFLEAKKRIDFLLFLNPEQRYLQLIESTPEVFKCIPQKYIASYIGVKPQSLSRIRKRLNEKGY; encoded by the coding sequence ATGCAAAGTAACCATTTTGTCGATAGATTATTAGAGGATTTACAGGATAGTATAATTTATAGAACGCTAACAAAAGGGGAAGAAATTCTTCAATTGGGGGAAATTTGTGATTATGTAGGGATTGTTCGTAAAGGATGCTTGAGGATGTATTATATAGATGCAGAAGGTGATGATGTATCTTTTGCATTTTATCTGTCTAATCATATATTTACTAACTATGAAGGTGTGCTGACTAATGCACCATCCCAATTAACCATTGTAGCTACAGAGGAGACAGAAGTAGAGCTAATCCGTAAGTCAGATCTCTTTGCGTATTATGAAACATCTATAGAGGCACAATTACTAGGTAGAAGAATGGCAGAGTTGATTTTCTTAGAAGCAAAGAAAAGAATAGACTTTCTCTTGTTCTTAAACCCAGAACAACGTTATTTACAGTTGATAGAGAGTACTCCTGAGGTGTTTAAATGTATTCCACAAAAGTATATTGCAAGCTATATAGGGGTGAAACCTCAGTCTCTGTCTCGAATACGAAAAAGATTAAACGAAAAAGGATATTAA
- a CDS encoding acetyl-CoA hydrolase/transferase family protein, with amino-acid sequence MKYVSASEAAKVVKSGDRIYVHAAAATPNILTKAISDRAEELRNVEFCHIHTEGAAPYADPALSESFHVNSFFIGKNVRHTIAAGNGSYTPVFLSEVPNLFRKGALKVDVVLIQVSPPDEHGFCSLGTSVEATVAAMECAKVVIAQVNKYMPRTFGDSVLHISKIDMAVEHHTAIYAQKQAVITDTEALIGDHVAALIEDESTLQMGIGSIPNAVLSRLTNHKNLGLHTEMFSDGVIDLIESGVIDCSKKTIAKGRALATFLIGSERLYKFVDNNPFIVMKESNYVNDTAIIRQNPKVVAINSALEVDVTGQICADSLGVHMYSGVGGQMDFVRGASLSKGGKAIIALSSTSNKGHNRIVPFLKQGAGVVTTRAHAQYIVTEYGVADLYGKTLKQRVDAMVEIAHPNFREEILKTYHDSIK; translated from the coding sequence ATGAAATATGTATCAGCTTCAGAAGCCGCTAAAGTCGTAAAATCAGGAGACCGAATTTATGTACATGCCGCTGCTGCAACTCCTAATATATTAACCAAAGCAATTAGTGATAGAGCGGAAGAACTGCGTAATGTAGAGTTTTGTCATATTCATACAGAAGGGGCAGCTCCTTATGCTGATCCTGCTTTGTCAGAGAGCTTTCATGTGAACTCTTTCTTTATTGGTAAGAACGTTCGTCATACTATTGCCGCTGGTAATGGTTCTTATACTCCTGTTTTTCTTAGCGAAGTACCTAATCTGTTTCGCAAAGGAGCTTTAAAAGTAGATGTAGTTCTTATACAGGTATCACCACCAGATGAACACGGTTTTTGTTCATTAGGTACATCAGTAGAAGCTACTGTTGCCGCTATGGAGTGTGCAAAAGTAGTAATCGCTCAAGTAAATAAATATATGCCACGTACTTTCGGAGATAGTGTATTGCACATATCTAAGATAGATATGGCGGTAGAACATCATACTGCTATCTATGCACAGAAACAAGCCGTTATTACAGATACAGAAGCGCTAATAGGAGATCATGTGGCTGCTCTGATAGAAGACGAGAGTACATTACAGATGGGGATAGGTTCTATTCCTAATGCAGTATTGTCTAGACTTACTAATCACAAGAATTTAGGATTGCACACAGAGATGTTTTCTGATGGTGTAATTGATTTAATAGAGAGTGGTGTAATTGACTGTTCTAAGAAAACAATAGCTAAAGGAAGGGCTCTAGCAACTTTCTTAATTGGATCAGAACGTTTATATAAATTTGTGGATAACAACCCGTTTATCGTAATGAAGGAGTCTAATTATGTAAACGATACGGCTATTATTCGTCAGAACCCAAAAGTAGTAGCGATTAACTCCGCATTAGAAGTAGATGTGACAGGGCAGATTTGTGCTGATTCTCTAGGGGTACATATGTATTCTGGAGTAGGAGGACAGATGGATTTTGTGAGAGGAGCTTCTTTGAGTAAAGGTGGAAAGGCAATTATAGCCTTGTCATCTACTAGTAATAAAGGGCATAATCGTATCGTACCTTTCTTAAAACAAGGAGCGGGAGTGGTGACTACTCGTGCCCATGCACAGTATATCGTTACAGAATATGGAGTAGCAGACTTGTATGGCAAGACGTTGAAACAACGTGTAGATGCAATGGTGGAGATTGCTCACCCTAATTTCAGAGAAGAAATTCTCAAAACTTATCACGACAGTATCAAATAG
- a CDS encoding DUF3995 domain-containing protein encodes MSLEVMIKIVNTLIFSFLSAVHIYWALGGTWGVVGVLPTKDGERKLNPSPIGTLVVASGLAVFAGISLGDVSAYKWVYLVMGILFGLRAIGDFNYVGVFKKVKNSVFAKKDTTIFIPLCFYLSLSNIFLYMS; translated from the coding sequence ATGAGTTTAGAAGTAATGATTAAGATAGTGAATACCCTTATTTTCTCATTTCTATCAGCCGTACATATTTATTGGGCACTGGGTGGAACATGGGGTGTAGTAGGAGTACTTCCTACAAAAGATGGTGAGAGAAAATTAAATCCTTCACCTATAGGTACTTTAGTAGTGGCGAGTGGCTTAGCTGTGTTTGCAGGAATTAGTCTAGGTGATGTATCAGCTTATAAATGGGTTTATTTGGTTATGGGAATTCTATTTGGATTGAGAGCGATAGGAGATTTTAATTATGTAGGGGTATTTAAAAAAGTGAAAAATAGTGTATTTGCTAAAAAAGATACGACGATATTCATTCCTCTTTGTTTTTATTTGTCACTTAGTAATATATTTTTATATATGTCCTAA
- a CDS encoding carboxypeptidase-like regulatory domain-containing protein, with product MRNFTVFLFIILSVLTVAAQDRTSVKGTILNDKSFLPVDDVNVINISQVKGTISKRDGSFTVEANLNDSIHLSYPGYIPIKLKVTNDWLNNENLKIYFTENTIELDEILIKKFDLTGYLEVDTKLIELNEKMQFDFYRQNKTPYYGTAMGTFFSPVDAVYNLFKGKDKKLKKIEAIKEDQNMIALMQTRYDREIVCGLLEITREDIVKSLQNCNYTDKFIYTATDFQIYQALNDCYDNSKLLASKKKNTSN from the coding sequence ATGAGAAATTTTACAGTTTTTTTATTTATAATACTTTCTGTTTTAACTGTAGCGGCTCAAGATCGCACTAGTGTTAAAGGAACTATTCTAAATGACAAATCATTTTTACCAGTAGATGATGTGAATGTCATCAATATTAGCCAAGTCAAAGGTACAATCAGTAAGAGAGATGGTTCTTTCACAGTAGAAGCCAATCTTAATGATTCTATACACCTATCCTACCCTGGTTATATCCCTATTAAACTTAAAGTAACCAACGATTGGTTAAACAACGAGAATCTAAAGATTTACTTTACAGAAAACACAATAGAACTAGACGAAATTCTTATTAAGAAATTTGACTTAACTGGGTACTTAGAAGTGGATACCAAACTAATTGAATTAAACGAAAAAATGCAGTTTGACTTCTATAGACAAAATAAAACTCCTTATTATGGTACAGCTATGGGTACTTTCTTTAGCCCTGTTGATGCTGTGTACAACCTATTTAAAGGAAAAGATAAAAAACTTAAGAAAATCGAAGCTATTAAAGAAGATCAGAATATGATTGCTTTAATGCAGACCAGATATGACAGAGAGATTGTTTGTGGCTTATTAGAAATCACAAGAGAGGATATCGTAAAATCTCTTCAAAACTGTAATTACACAGACAAGTTTATCTATACCGCTACAGACTTCCAGATTTATCAAGCATTAAATGATTGCTATGATAATTCTAAGCTATTAGCTTCAAAAAAGAAAAATACATCCAATTAA
- a CDS encoding thiol-disulfide oxidoreductase DCC family protein — MLDIPRNKKIILFDGVCNLCDSTVNKVIKADQQDQFRFVALDSEKGKEILNYIGIDRTKIDSIVLYEPGVAYFIKSKAAFEIASALGGKYSLIGIFSFLPTGITDALYEYIAKNRYKWYGKKESCMIPSEDIKQKFL; from the coding sequence ATGTTAGATATACCTCGCAATAAAAAAATTATCTTATTTGACGGTGTTTGCAATTTATGCGACAGCACCGTCAATAAGGTTATTAAAGCAGATCAACAAGATCAGTTTAGATTCGTAGCCTTAGATTCAGAAAAAGGGAAAGAGATTCTAAACTATATCGGTATTGATCGTACTAAGATAGACAGCATCGTTCTATATGAACCAGGTGTAGCCTATTTTATCAAATCAAAAGCTGCCTTTGAGATTGCTTCTGCTCTAGGAGGAAAGTACTCCCTAATCGGCATATTCTCATTCTTACCAACAGGTATCACAGATGCTTTATATGAATATATCGCTAAAAATAGATACAAATGGTATGGAAAAAAAGAAAGCTGTATGATACCAAGTGAGGATATTAAACAGAAATTTCTATAA
- the pheT gene encoding phenylalanine--tRNA ligase subunit beta, with translation MHISYNWLKQFIKLDITPEETSEILTDLGLEVEGITTYESLKGGLRGVVVGHVLSCTKHPNADKLNVTKVDLGTGEPVQIVCGAPNVAAGQKVPVATIGTELFDAEGNAFQIKKGKIRGEESFGMICSEVELGLGTDGSGILVLEDKWEPGTPAATLFNIATDEVFEIGLTPNRSDAMSHWGVARDLRAGLLQNSKEETQHKELITPSVSKFKVERRTLKIDVSVEDYKKAPRYCGVTISGIEVKPSPDWLQNRLKAIGITPKNNIVDVTNYVLHDLGQPLHAFDAAKIKGGKVIVKTVAAGTKFVTLDGVERTLHEDDLMICDENGPMCMAGVFGGSKSAVSESTSNIFLESAYFNPVTVRKAAKRHGLNTDSSFRFERGVDPAITEYALKHAALLIQQVAGGEITSDIIDLYPKKVEEHSVFLNFNNINRLLGEEISKETIKKILVSLDIKVHSMSDVGIGITVPAYRADVTREIDVIEEILRVYGFNNITFSSKLNATIANSSRTEDHRVTNIVAQQLVAQGFNEIMNNSLTTPDYTELSENIKSNYQVDILNPLSHDLSVMRQSLLFGGLESISYNVNRKRVDLKFFEFGKTYHKMLNNFEEYKRFSVFATGNITKASWNSEQKPISFFDFKGYINGIITRLGLNKISTQPVESDLFSEGIAYYIGKELIVEFGILKKSVTKHFDIKQEVCYAEFNWDNVLKVVSAKIKIAEINKFPSVKRDYALLINEAVTFEEIYNLVKQVDKAVIKDVTLFDVYQGEKIEDGKKSYAISIIMEDVTKTLTDSQVDKIMGKVKYQLENVLQAQLR, from the coding sequence ATGCATATTTCATACAATTGGTTAAAACAATTCATTAAATTAGACATAACACCAGAAGAAACTTCAGAAATCTTAACAGACTTAGGTCTTGAGGTAGAAGGAATCACTACATATGAGAGTCTTAAAGGTGGTCTAAGAGGAGTTGTTGTTGGACACGTATTATCTTGTACAAAACATCCAAATGCAGACAAATTAAACGTAACAAAAGTTGATTTAGGAACAGGTGAGCCAGTACAAATCGTATGTGGTGCGCCGAACGTTGCTGCAGGGCAAAAAGTACCGGTTGCTACTATTGGTACAGAATTGTTCGATGCAGAAGGAAATGCATTCCAAATCAAAAAAGGCAAGATTCGTGGAGAAGAAAGCTTTGGTATGATTTGTTCTGAAGTAGAACTTGGTTTAGGTACAGATGGAAGCGGTATTTTAGTTTTAGAAGATAAATGGGAGCCTGGAACACCAGCTGCTACTTTATTTAATATCGCTACAGACGAAGTTTTTGAAATCGGTCTTACTCCTAACCGCTCTGATGCTATGAGCCACTGGGGAGTAGCACGTGACTTAAGAGCTGGTCTACTGCAAAATTCTAAAGAAGAAACTCAACACAAAGAATTAATCACTCCTTCTGTTAGCAAATTTAAAGTTGAAAGAAGAACACTTAAGATTGATGTTAGTGTTGAAGACTATAAAAAAGCACCTCGTTACTGTGGTGTGACAATCTCTGGTATAGAAGTAAAACCTTCTCCAGACTGGTTACAAAATAGATTGAAAGCAATCGGTATTACTCCTAAAAACAATATCGTAGACGTTACCAATTACGTTTTACATGATTTAGGACAACCATTACATGCTTTTGATGCTGCTAAAATAAAAGGTGGTAAAGTAATCGTAAAAACTGTTGCTGCAGGTACTAAGTTCGTAACTCTAGACGGAGTAGAAAGAACTCTTCACGAAGATGACTTAATGATCTGTGATGAGAATGGACCAATGTGTATGGCAGGTGTATTCGGAGGTAGCAAATCTGCTGTTTCTGAAAGCACATCAAATATTTTCTTAGAAAGTGCTTACTTTAATCCAGTAACGGTAAGAAAAGCAGCAAAAAGACATGGTCTTAATACAGATTCATCTTTCCGTTTTGAGAGAGGTGTTGACCCTGCTATTACTGAATATGCTCTTAAACATGCCGCTTTATTAATCCAACAAGTAGCTGGTGGAGAAATCACTTCTGATATTATCGACTTATACCCTAAGAAAGTAGAAGAACATTCTGTATTCTTAAACTTCAATAATATCAATAGATTATTAGGAGAAGAAATTTCTAAAGAAACAATCAAGAAAATCTTAGTATCATTAGATATTAAAGTTCACAGTATGTCTGATGTAGGTATAGGTATTACTGTTCCTGCTTATCGTGCTGATGTAACTAGAGAGATCGACGTTATAGAAGAAATCTTGAGAGTATATGGATTTAACAACATTACTTTCTCTTCTAAATTAAATGCAACTATTGCTAATAGTTCTAGAACGGAAGATCATAGAGTAACAAATATTGTGGCTCAGCAGTTGGTAGCACAAGGGTTTAATGAGATTATGAATAACTCATTAACAACTCCTGATTACACAGAGTTAAGCGAAAATATTAAATCTAATTACCAAGTAGATATCCTTAACCCACTAAGTCATGACTTATCAGTAATGAGACAGTCACTATTATTCGGTGGATTAGAGTCTATCTCTTACAACGTAAATAGAAAACGTGTTGATTTAAAATTCTTCGAGTTTGGTAAAACATACCACAAGATGCTTAACAACTTTGAAGAGTACAAACGTTTTTCAGTATTTGCTACAGGTAATATCACTAAAGCAAGCTGGAACTCTGAGCAAAAACCAATTAGCTTCTTTGACTTCAAAGGATACATCAATGGTATTATCACTCGTTTAGGCTTAAATAAGATAAGTACTCAACCTGTAGAATCAGATTTATTCTCAGAAGGTATTGCTTACTATATAGGAAAAGAATTAATCGTAGAGTTCGGTATTCTGAAGAAATCAGTAACAAAACACTTTGATATCAAACAAGAGGTTTGTTACGCTGAATTTAACTGGGATAATGTATTAAAAGTTGTTTCTGCTAAAATCAAAATTGCTGAAATCAATAAATTCCCTTCAGTTAAACGTGATTATGCTTTATTAATCAACGAAGCAGTAACTTTCGAAGAGATCTATAACCTAGTAAAACAAGTAGATAAAGCAGTCATCAAAGACGTAACTCTATTTGACGTTTACCAAGGAGAGAAAATCGAAGATGGTAAGAAATCATACGCTATCTCTATTATCATGGAAGATGTTACAAAAACACTTACTGATAGTCAAGTAGACAAAATCATGGGTAAAGTAAAATACCAATTAGAAAATGTTTTACAAGCTCAATTGAGATAA
- a CDS encoding MBL fold metallo-hydrolase: MWKIYVILEVYFLGTGTSQGIPIIGIDHPVAHSIDSRDKRLRTSVLVKWDEHTILIDCGPDFRQQMLTAGCSKLDAIFFTHEHADHIAGLDEIRPLTILHGSLPIYAQERVIKALERRYDYIFTKEDRYPGAPSVEEHSITSQDTITIGEKTIIPIDVMHGPLPILGYRLGDLVYITDAKYITDEEVEKIKGCKVLIVNALRIKDHPTHFSLEESLAFIDKIKPEKAYLTHIAQDLGFHKDVENILPKDVYLAYDNLKITI, encoded by the coding sequence TTGTGGAAAATTTATGTCATTTTGGAAGTATATTTTTTAGGTACGGGTACTTCACAGGGTATTCCGATAATAGGTATAGATCATCCAGTAGCTCACAGTATAGATTCAAGGGATAAAAGGTTGAGAACATCTGTATTGGTTAAGTGGGATGAACACACTATTTTGATTGACTGTGGACCTGACTTTAGACAACAAATGTTGACTGCTGGGTGTAGTAAATTAGATGCAATATTCTTTACTCACGAACATGCTGATCACATCGCAGGATTAGACGAAATAAGACCATTAACCATCTTGCATGGCTCGTTGCCAATCTATGCTCAAGAAAGAGTAATAAAAGCCTTAGAGAGAAGATATGATTATATTTTTACCAAAGAAGATAGATATCCTGGGGCTCCTAGTGTAGAAGAGCATAGCATTACTTCACAAGATACCATTACGATAGGGGAGAAGACTATTATTCCTATTGATGTAATGCATGGGCCTTTGCCTATATTGGGGTATAGATTGGGAGATTTAGTCTATATCACAGATGCTAAGTACATCACAGATGAAGAGGTCGAAAAGATAAAAGGGTGTAAGGTTTTAATTGTAAATGCTTTGCGTATTAAGGATCACCCTACTCATTTTAGTTTAGAGGAGTCGCTTGCTTTTATTGATAAAATAAAACCAGAGAAAGCTTATTTAACTCATATAGCACAAGACTTAGGTTTTCATAAAGATGTAGAAAATATACTTCCAAAAGATGTATATTTGGCGTACGACAATTTAAAAATCACTATATAA